The following proteins come from a genomic window of Zonotrichia albicollis isolate bZonAlb1 unplaced genomic scaffold, bZonAlb1.hap1 Scaffold_389, whole genome shotgun sequence:
- the LOC141727947 gene encoding SET domain-containing protein 9-like isoform X1, protein MLRELRRRWRSYKYRFVPWLALNLRRQRRTLRYVPESSQDKIIADEDVFETLLKTFKALFINDFSRQADILALLPEVKCQYLELLSVEQKQSEVNSCNHQGQHVFSPEEVLFNTLGFTVSRDRSSLVSAGTGVFVTRGFVPRGTVVSMYPGTVYRKHEPIFFQSLGNPFIFRCIDGVLIDGNDKGLSRSVYRSCSRRDQLGPFQMSDESWLTATLQNPLAVGQYVNNCSHEKAANVCYQEFDVPGHFPVELKQYLPNIVYSHDIESHLRCVVLVTLRDIKQGEELFSNYYTVVS, encoded by the exons ATGCTGCGGGAGCTGCGGCGGCGCTGGCGCTCCTACAAGTACCGCTTCGTGCCCTGGCTCGCCCTCAACCTCCGCCGCCAGCGCAG gACCCTTCGATATGTTCCTGAAAGCTCTCAAGACAAAATTATTGCTGATGAAGACGTCTTTGAAACACTACTGAAAACATTTAAAGCTCTGTTCATTAATGACTTTAGTCGACAAGCAGATATTCTGGCCTTACTTCCAGAAGTCAAGTGTCAATATCTAGAATTActttctgtggagcagaagcAATCAGAAGTAAACTCTTGTAACCATCAGGGTCAGCATGTGTTTAGTCCTGAGGAGGTTTTGTTCAACACTCTTGGGTTCACTGTTAGCAGAGACCGGAGTTCGCTGGTGTCTGCTGGAACTGGAGTCTTTGTTACCAGAGGTTTTGTTCCCAGGGGGACGGTGGTGTCTATGTATCCTG GTACAGTATACAGAAAGCATGAGCCCATCTTTTTCCAGTCCCTTGGCAATCCCTTTATTTTTAGGTGCATTGATGGTGTTCTTATTGATGGGAATGATAAGGGACTGTCAAGATCAGTGTACAG GTCTTGCAGCAGAAGAGATCAACTTGGCCCTTTTCAAATGAGTGATGAGAGCTGGCTCACAGCCACCCTGCAAAACCCACTGGCAGTGGGACAGTACGTCAACAACTGCTCACATG AAAAAGCAGCAAACGTGTGTTATCAAGAGTTTGACGTGCCAGGACATTTTCCTGTAGAACTGAAGCAGTATCTTCCAAACATTGTCTACAGCCATGACATAGAGAG CCACTTGAGATGCGTAGTTCTTGTCACTCTCAGAGACATCAAGCAAGGAGAGGAACTTTTTTCAAATTACTACACTGTTGTCAGCTGA
- the LOC141727947 gene encoding SET domain-containing protein 9-like isoform X2 produces the protein MLRELRRRWRSYKYRFVPWLALNLRRQRRTLRYVPESSQDKIIADEDVFETLLKTFKALFINDFSRQADILALLPEVKCQYLELLSVEQKQSEVNSCNHQGQHVFSPEEVLFNTLGFTVSRDRSSLVSAGTGVFVTRGFVPRGTVVSMYPGTVYRKHEPIFFQSLGNPFIFRCIDGVLIDGNDKGLSRSVYRSCSRRDQLGPFQMSDESWLTATLQNPLAVGQYVNNCSHEKAANVCYQEFDVPGHFPVELKQYLPNIVYSHDIERLAANERAHRFV, from the exons ATGCTGCGGGAGCTGCGGCGGCGCTGGCGCTCCTACAAGTACCGCTTCGTGCCCTGGCTCGCCCTCAACCTCCGCCGCCAGCGCAG gACCCTTCGATATGTTCCTGAAAGCTCTCAAGACAAAATTATTGCTGATGAAGACGTCTTTGAAACACTACTGAAAACATTTAAAGCTCTGTTCATTAATGACTTTAGTCGACAAGCAGATATTCTGGCCTTACTTCCAGAAGTCAAGTGTCAATATCTAGAATTActttctgtggagcagaagcAATCAGAAGTAAACTCTTGTAACCATCAGGGTCAGCATGTGTTTAGTCCTGAGGAGGTTTTGTTCAACACTCTTGGGTTCACTGTTAGCAGAGACCGGAGTTCGCTGGTGTCTGCTGGAACTGGAGTCTTTGTTACCAGAGGTTTTGTTCCCAGGGGGACGGTGGTGTCTATGTATCCTG GTACAGTATACAGAAAGCATGAGCCCATCTTTTTCCAGTCCCTTGGCAATCCCTTTATTTTTAGGTGCATTGATGGTGTTCTTATTGATGGGAATGATAAGGGACTGTCAAGATCAGTGTACAG GTCTTGCAGCAGAAGAGATCAACTTGGCCCTTTTCAAATGAGTGATGAGAGCTGGCTCACAGCCACCCTGCAAAACCCACTGGCAGTGGGACAGTACGTCAACAACTGCTCACATG AAAAAGCAGCAAACGTGTGTTATCAAGAGTTTGACGTGCCAGGACATTTTCCTGTAGAACTGAAGCAGTATCTTCCAAACATTGTCTACAGCCATGACATAGAGAGGTTGGCAGCAAATGAAAGAGCTCATAGATTTGTATGA